From a single Lewinella sp. LCG006 genomic region:
- a CDS encoding AAA family ATPase → MSIRIHTSTASQPSAEKYIMSDALRNAVEVAIALEQPLLLTGEPGTGKTRLAFKVAADLASQQSPFNFAEQPLIFNTKTTSTARDLFYTYDALAHFQAANISKKGEVSTSEFIDLQALGRAIALTNPQGQADGRFRADLGDEARSSVVLIDEIDKAPRDFPNDILAEIERYEFQIKEQDNYTVRRAGQQRVVVIMTSNSEKNLPDAFLRRCVFYHIPFPDQAQLLAIAKTQLGEATKFTDELLKSLIEKFRQVRQQAVRKPPATAELVAWLRILEMRDIMSKAPGEQNEYLRDHLSVLVKTKEDLDAMQGIF, encoded by the coding sequence ATGAGTATCCGCATTCACACCTCAACGGCCAGTCAACCTTCGGCCGAAAAATACATTATGAGCGATGCCCTGCGCAACGCCGTAGAAGTAGCCATTGCGCTGGAACAACCATTATTGCTTACCGGCGAACCAGGCACCGGCAAGACGCGCCTGGCTTTCAAAGTGGCCGCAGATCTGGCGAGCCAGCAGAGTCCGTTCAACTTTGCGGAGCAACCGCTGATCTTCAATACCAAAACGACCTCCACTGCGCGTGATCTTTTTTATACTTACGATGCCCTGGCCCATTTTCAAGCGGCCAATATCAGTAAAAAAGGAGAGGTCAGCACTTCTGAGTTTATTGATCTTCAAGCATTAGGTCGGGCCATTGCGCTGACGAATCCGCAGGGGCAAGCCGATGGGCGTTTCCGTGCCGATCTTGGCGATGAAGCTCGTAGTAGTGTGGTGTTGATTGATGAAATCGATAAAGCTCCCCGCGATTTTCCCAACGATATTCTGGCGGAAATAGAGCGCTACGAATTCCAGATCAAAGAGCAAGACAATTACACCGTACGGCGTGCTGGGCAGCAAAGAGTGGTGGTGATCATGACCAGTAATTCGGAGAAGAACCTGCCTGATGCTTTTTTGCGCCGCTGCGTTTTCTACCATATTCCCTTCCCCGATCAGGCTCAATTGCTGGCGATTGCCAAGACCCAGCTGGGCGAAGCCACCAAATTCACAGATGAGTTGTTAAAGAGCCTGATCGAAAAATTCCGCCAGGTTCGGCAGCAAGCCGTTCGGAAACCACCCGCTACGGCTGAGCTGGTAGCCTGGTTGCGCATCCTTGAAATGCGTGACATCATGAGCAAAGCTCCTGGTGAACAAAACGAGTACCTGCGTGACCATCTTTCTGTTTTGGTGAAAACCAAAGAAGACCTGGACGCTATGCAAGGTATCTTTTAA
- a CDS encoding SUMF1/EgtB/PvdO family nonheme iron enzyme, translated as MADLKAHIDTFPLEHLFQRLRLAGFRLSPGDRLRALRVLGGPGKTCLQEPEKLKALLAPVLVRSEAEQLKFYEIFDQYYQEVSAPLELDPSSPKENDWWRWLLILPLLAGLWYAYYALTQHKPRQEELSVYIDGPSFGAAGDTVLLKNLSRYSGDSSELSWRWSYVNLATQKEEAFSTDQFDWSLIVPSLDSGSYRREIRLAVHHPEKDTVYQATLPFTVLCPAAPAVTGITGPQQLEVGQEANFRTLFSEESLYLKGTGEEAQLTGAASNWAFTWEFGDGTQEEGTYLARHQYAQNGQYRVRLTVSDTTAKGFCVATQTLEVKVGQDQAFLPLFELREDQLSVLATWAWGFYVILALLGVGLLYYWVRWLVHRRKPLTAQQIEDARDEAFAARFAHSDKAPYFIPLRDQSAAITFSSVQLRFADALRLRQEGLRKELDMTKTLQATIDRGGFPDVRFRYATQPSEYLCLIDEQNRASHLGELFKYLARSLSAQDVNLEVYYYRKHLSQCWNAYFPKGRTLDQLQRAYPNHRLLVFGDLHELIDPHAAGQPRLRLGAAAVLRQWPLRLLFTPVPPVSWSYREKLLARVFSVFSTDTEGLSAATLYIENEGELLPDGAAYDRWQNRQQEQRRDADTEHRNWRRWRYIKEYLQAYDEDLVRWFKALAVFPLPSWEMTIAIGKALEVAVTYDNLLRLARIPTLQSERFDERLRRELMAELDETDEYLARTAVQAELSAVKTISAGSHAHRDLETALAIQDFALAPEEEGHRDTLRFLLRRNLLTPAQEADLDRIADRETGGRMLRMTKGGSSLDHSPKSIRDWLEEDTDIQLDAPTPPSADNRKDLRRALWFTAAYVILLALGWKFGASDALYRLAFAETPEQRAERPAEPLRNYILVKETAVIDSAIIYNNQGVRQARIGENRDTLAARYFEQALGAANSLLYGKGEEFNGKAVPYSLANANLARLYFNAAAANLNAYLQDSLGQAILPRSLALLDQAYISDSVALDVLHARGVVHYYAGSPEDSSLYYYRLLDSLDYFTNLDYTPNLETLLGRERSRIVAVDVSEIGGQALEVSVEYYYDPSVDREVEMVMEPQGDGNQPAIQPQSLSPGAGTLTFRLAPPRAQPGALKSLRVQMRRRNETTVIDKKEIAYQHDWNAPAPRQRTTTQPPTPNKVNRFELRGQLLDAATQEPIAEQALVLTEQPNRGVKIPLTFNGKTDFYGEYVLRGDLEGHLTSTFVLEVIADGYKTYRKTFQFGEELLKERPLTLAPISLEKNIPRPRMELISGGGFQMGSSEKGAYNDELPAHEVIVGNFYLGTREVTFAEYDLFCDLTAHVKPDDEGWGRNQRPVINISWLDAATYCNWLSEQHGYTPVYEINLKSGSASLRSEKGRIPNGYRLPTEAEWEYAARGGVMGDKSERYSGSNNLSEVGWYEANSKDQTHPVAQLQPNNAGIYDMSGNVWEWCFDWYGEYPSTPQRGPIGPDAGSHRIIRGGAWLQSADDCRVSTRQYRRPEEKTVYIGFRLARN; from the coding sequence ATGGCCGACCTCAAAGCGCATATTGACACCTTTCCGTTGGAGCATCTCTTCCAGCGACTGAGGCTAGCGGGTTTTCGCCTGAGTCCGGGCGATCGTCTGCGGGCACTGCGCGTATTGGGTGGGCCGGGCAAAACCTGTCTTCAGGAGCCAGAAAAACTGAAGGCCCTGCTGGCGCCAGTATTGGTACGCAGCGAAGCGGAGCAACTGAAGTTTTACGAAATTTTTGATCAATACTACCAGGAAGTTTCGGCACCGCTGGAGCTGGATCCATCTTCACCGAAGGAAAACGATTGGTGGCGATGGCTGCTGATCCTGCCCTTGCTGGCCGGGCTTTGGTATGCCTACTATGCACTTACCCAGCATAAGCCTCGCCAGGAAGAGTTGTCGGTGTACATTGATGGGCCCAGTTTTGGCGCGGCTGGGGATACCGTATTGTTAAAAAACCTGAGCCGCTACAGTGGGGATAGCAGCGAGTTGAGCTGGCGTTGGAGCTACGTCAACCTGGCTACCCAGAAGGAAGAGGCTTTCTCTACGGATCAGTTTGATTGGTCACTGATTGTCCCGTCGTTAGACAGCGGTTCCTACCGTAGAGAAATTCGCCTGGCGGTTCATCATCCAGAAAAAGATACGGTGTATCAGGCTACCCTGCCTTTTACGGTACTGTGTCCGGCAGCACCAGCGGTAACGGGGATTACTGGCCCTCAGCAATTGGAAGTAGGGCAGGAGGCAAACTTTCGGACCTTGTTTTCGGAAGAAAGTTTATATCTCAAGGGGACGGGAGAAGAAGCGCAACTTACGGGTGCAGCATCAAATTGGGCCTTTACCTGGGAGTTTGGAGATGGGACACAAGAAGAAGGAACTTACCTGGCCCGGCATCAGTACGCGCAAAATGGGCAGTACCGGGTGCGCCTGACCGTTAGCGATACCACGGCAAAGGGCTTTTGTGTTGCGACACAAACGCTGGAAGTAAAAGTGGGGCAGGACCAAGCGTTTTTGCCTTTATTTGAATTGCGGGAAGACCAGCTGTCGGTGCTGGCGACCTGGGCCTGGGGTTTTTATGTCATCCTGGCTTTATTAGGTGTCGGTCTGCTCTATTATTGGGTACGCTGGTTGGTACATCGCCGCAAGCCTCTTACTGCCCAACAGATTGAAGACGCTCGTGACGAGGCCTTTGCGGCACGGTTTGCCCACAGTGATAAGGCCCCTTATTTTATTCCCCTGCGGGACCAATCGGCAGCGATCACTTTTTCATCAGTACAATTGCGCTTTGCGGATGCCCTGCGTTTGCGGCAGGAAGGTTTACGTAAGGAACTGGACATGACCAAAACCCTGCAGGCCACCATTGACCGTGGAGGGTTTCCCGACGTGCGCTTTCGGTATGCTACCCAACCGAGCGAATACCTCTGTTTAATTGATGAACAAAACCGTGCGAGTCATCTCGGAGAGCTGTTCAAATACCTGGCTCGCTCGCTCAGTGCCCAGGATGTGAACCTGGAAGTGTATTATTATCGCAAGCACCTCAGCCAGTGTTGGAATGCCTACTTCCCGAAAGGGCGTACGCTGGATCAATTGCAACGGGCTTACCCCAATCACCGCTTATTGGTTTTTGGTGACTTGCACGAGCTGATCGACCCTCACGCTGCCGGGCAGCCTCGTCTGCGATTGGGTGCTGCTGCGGTCTTGCGGCAGTGGCCTTTGCGCCTCTTGTTTACGCCCGTACCACCGGTGAGTTGGAGTTATCGCGAAAAATTATTGGCGCGGGTTTTCAGTGTTTTTTCAACGGATACGGAAGGCTTGTCGGCCGCCACCTTGTACATTGAAAACGAAGGCGAGTTGCTGCCCGATGGAGCCGCCTATGATCGCTGGCAAAACCGCCAACAGGAACAACGCCGGGATGCCGATACTGAACATCGCAACTGGCGGCGCTGGCGCTACATCAAGGAATACCTCCAGGCTTATGATGAGGATTTGGTGAGGTGGTTCAAAGCACTGGCGGTGTTTCCCTTGCCCAGTTGGGAAATGACGATTGCCATCGGTAAAGCCCTGGAGGTAGCTGTGACTTACGATAATTTGTTGCGCCTGGCCCGTATCCCCACCCTCCAAAGTGAGCGTTTTGATGAGCGCTTACGCCGCGAATTGATGGCTGAACTAGACGAGACCGACGAGTACCTCGCGCGGACTGCCGTGCAGGCGGAGCTCTCTGCGGTAAAAACCATTAGTGCGGGCTCTCATGCCCATCGCGATCTGGAAACAGCCCTGGCAATTCAAGATTTTGCGCTGGCTCCTGAAGAGGAAGGCCATCGCGATACGCTTCGGTTTTTACTTCGTCGCAACCTCCTAACGCCCGCTCAGGAAGCAGACCTTGATCGGATTGCCGACCGGGAGACAGGCGGCAGAATGCTACGCATGACCAAAGGTGGGAGCTCACTAGATCATTCGCCAAAATCTATCCGGGATTGGCTGGAAGAAGATACTGATATTCAATTAGATGCGCCTACTCCGCCATCAGCGGATAACCGTAAAGACCTGCGGCGGGCATTGTGGTTTACCGCAGCTTACGTGATCCTACTGGCACTGGGTTGGAAGTTTGGGGCATCAGATGCGCTCTACCGTTTGGCTTTCGCCGAAACGCCGGAACAACGTGCCGAAAGGCCTGCGGAGCCTCTCCGTAATTACATCCTCGTAAAAGAGACCGCTGTGATCGACAGTGCGATTATTTACAATAACCAGGGGGTTCGTCAGGCACGCATCGGTGAAAACCGGGATACACTCGCAGCCCGCTATTTCGAACAAGCTCTAGGAGCGGCTAACAGCTTATTATATGGCAAAGGCGAGGAATTTAATGGCAAGGCAGTACCTTATTCCCTGGCCAATGCCAATTTGGCGCGCCTTTATTTCAACGCTGCTGCGGCCAACCTGAATGCTTATTTACAGGACAGTCTTGGGCAGGCCATCTTGCCACGGTCTTTGGCTTTGCTGGACCAGGCCTACATCAGTGATAGCGTCGCATTGGATGTGCTACACGCGCGCGGAGTGGTGCATTATTATGCCGGTAGCCCGGAGGATTCAAGTTTGTACTATTATCGTTTGCTCGATTCGCTGGACTATTTTACAAACCTGGATTACACCCCCAATCTGGAAACCCTGCTGGGCAGAGAACGCTCCCGTATTGTAGCTGTAGATGTTTCGGAAATCGGGGGGCAAGCCTTAGAGGTGAGCGTTGAATATTATTACGATCCCAGCGTTGATCGCGAAGTAGAAATGGTAATGGAACCACAGGGTGACGGCAACCAACCAGCCATACAGCCCCAAAGCTTGAGTCCGGGAGCAGGAACCCTAACTTTCCGCCTGGCACCTCCCAGAGCGCAGCCTGGTGCCTTAAAGAGCTTGAGAGTACAGATGCGCCGCCGGAATGAAACAACCGTCATTGATAAGAAAGAGATTGCTTATCAACATGATTGGAACGCTCCCGCACCTCGTCAGCGAACTACCACACAACCGCCGACACCTAATAAGGTAAATCGCTTTGAATTGCGGGGCCAGCTCCTGGATGCTGCTACCCAAGAACCGATCGCTGAACAAGCACTGGTGCTAACGGAGCAACCCAATCGAGGGGTCAAAATACCACTTACCTTCAATGGCAAAACAGATTTCTACGGAGAGTATGTGCTTCGTGGGGACTTGGAGGGTCACCTCACCAGCACCTTTGTATTAGAAGTCATCGCCGATGGGTACAAAACCTACCGCAAGACCTTTCAATTCGGGGAGGAACTATTAAAAGAGCGTCCACTTACACTGGCGCCCATCTCTTTGGAAAAGAATATTCCGCGTCCGCGGATGGAGCTTATCAGTGGTGGTGGCTTCCAAATGGGGAGCAGTGAAAAAGGTGCTTACAACGACGAGCTTCCCGCCCACGAAGTGATTGTTGGTAATTTTTACCTCGGCACGCGGGAAGTAACGTTTGCCGAATACGACCTCTTCTGCGATCTCACCGCGCATGTAAAACCCGACGATGAAGGCTGGGGCCGCAATCAGCGTCCTGTCATCAATATCAGTTGGCTCGATGCCGCGACTTATTGTAATTGGCTTAGCGAGCAACATGGTTATACCCCCGTTTATGAGATTAACCTGAAATCAGGAAGTGCAAGTCTGCGTAGTGAAAAAGGCCGCATCCCCAACGGCTACCGCCTGCCCACCGAAGCAGAATGGGAATACGCCGCCCGAGGAGGAGTGATGGGTGATAAAAGTGAACGCTACTCGGGGAGCAACAACTTGTCGGAAGTAGGCTGGTACGAAGCCAACAGCAAAGACCAAACCCACCCCGTGGCGCAGTTGCAACCCAACAATGCCGGTATCTATGATATGAGTGGCAACGTATGGGAATGGTGCTTCGACTGGTACGGCGAGTATCCAAGCACCCCGCAAAGAGGTCCTATTGGTCCGGATGCTGGTTCTCACCGCATCATCAGGGGAGGCGCCTGGCTACAGTCGGCCGATGATTGTCGTGTTTCCACCCGGCAATACCGACGTCCGGAGGAAAAGACGGTTTATATTGGATTTCGCTTGGCGCGGAATTAA